A window of Gossypium hirsutum isolate 1008001.06 chromosome D13, Gossypium_hirsutum_v2.1, whole genome shotgun sequence genomic DNA:
TGccaaaaaatgccacaaaaagtCCCCCTATCTGAAAATGCACAAGCAAAACCTCCCCCAAACGGCACCACACTCCAACACTCTCCcacttccttgattttctcctctTATCTCTCCATAATCCACTCCACAACTTACTCCTACAATCTCTCCATGGCCCATTCAAACCTCACATTGTAGAATTTCAGTCTAACTCCACTTCTCTTGCTGTTAGGAGTTAAAATAAATACTCCTTGCATGGCAAGAGATTCGAACTTGAGTTCCCTTACCACCATGAACACGCCACTACCACTGGGCCACAAGCTTCCTTATGTCTCATTTCTCTTACAATTATTCTTAAGACCTTTCAGCCAGATTCAAGGTTCCTTTAagagaaaaaccaaaattttgctaGAGCCTAGGTTTGATCCAAGACTTCTCAAATCACTTAGCTATTAAAGAAAACAAGCTACATGAGTCAGATATCAAAAATTTAAAGACCCcatatttttggggcattacaattctacccccttaaaagaaatttcggcctcgaaatttacctgattagaaAAGGTGAGGATACTGTCGTTGCATcccctcttcgggttcccacgtggcttcctctgAACTGTGATTACACCATAGCATCTTAACTAAGGCAATAGATTTTTTCCTCAGTACATTAACCTCACGATCCAAAATCTGTACTggttcttcctcaaaagtcaTATCTGGCCTTACTTCGATTTCCTCAACTAGAACAATGTGAGTAGGATCAGAGCGATAACATCTTAGCATGGAGTCATGGAATACATCGTGAATCCGATCCAAATCTAGAGGCAACTCAAGCTGATATGCAACCGATCCCACATGCTTCAGTatacggtaaggcccaatgaacctagggctaggcttacccttccgtccaaacctcaatatctttttccatggGGAAACCTTGAGAAATACATAGTCCCCACCGAAAATTCAATCTCTCAGCGTTTCAGATCCGCGtaggacttctatctatcagatgcttccttcaaacGGTCTCAAATCTGTTTTACCTTCTCTTCAGTAT
This region includes:
- the LOC107919313 gene encoding uncharacterized protein → MLRCCVLDFRGNWEDYLLLVEFAYNNSYQSCIQMAPYEALYGHKCCMPTYWIKLGERRVLGPELVSDTEEKLELPLDLDRIHDVFHDSMLRCYRSDPTHIVLVEEIEVRPDMTFEEEPVQILDREVNVLRKKSIALVKMLWCNHSSEEATWEPEEGMQRQYPHLF